A window of Pirellula sp. SH-Sr6A contains these coding sequences:
- a CDS encoding TolC family protein, whose protein sequence is MKRNLTRWFVGMQIVSLMLTGCAPTQPFFIGERGDLSHYIDRAQQIEYPDLQNQSLPEVTQSHPPLSLDNQNFDYKDLTLEECISIALMNTQVIRALPGTQRQNADIAAIILSSPSAQLSTVYDPAIVANTTNSQPLVIDGSGNRVLARGAARANQVGGVEDALSEFDAQYSSFMSWGTTDRARNVGAGNVFNPQFFQGRDGTAQMALSKRTATGGVATVRSQSIYSYNNIPTQSQGLGNFGRAVPSDYTQVLEAQVQHPLLRGRGTMVNRVPVVLARINEDIAIADYEERIRNLVREVEFAYWDLYAAYWNFATAKSARDSAALAYKIAAAKYNTGNAASQMAQASLTYHEFEAQVAAAFSGGGVTNQPGLLGRELNLRLLMGWAATDGYLIRPIDKPATGMAQFDWDSIQGEMLQRNVDLRKQKWVIKQKELELISSKNQILPDLNLNLIYRWVGVGGSLLNSNGGNPRFPGGGGNASAWEELLGGNYQEGVVRMDFTPNAIGARRQLADITKVQQDLARAHRILEDKELASSHLLTKYIQQLKSVHEQMTQQFHSIVASDNLVDVWRAKFEIGDSSNQEYVIDQLLRAQQSRARAGQGYNTSVAEYNKILVEIHHLKGSLLEYNNIMLEEGMWAEKAYWDASERARERDAARHMSRGASRPAVISQGEFEQFQGTANDHARESKTASPLLQSPESDMEEPEQIPAVPERQAVPSDRKAQRGNSLLRS, encoded by the coding sequence ATGAAACGCAACCTAACGCGATGGTTTGTTGGCATGCAGATCGTTAGCTTGATGCTAACGGGATGTGCACCTACGCAGCCATTCTTCATCGGCGAACGCGGCGACTTGTCCCATTACATTGACCGCGCCCAGCAGATCGAATATCCCGATCTCCAAAATCAGTCGCTACCCGAGGTCACTCAGTCGCATCCGCCGCTGAGCCTCGACAATCAGAACTTTGATTACAAAGATCTGACTCTCGAAGAGTGCATTTCGATTGCGTTGATGAACACGCAAGTCATTCGTGCATTGCCTGGAACCCAGCGACAAAACGCCGACATCGCTGCCATCATTCTTTCGAGTCCATCCGCCCAGTTAAGCACGGTTTACGATCCGGCTATCGTTGCCAATACGACCAATTCACAACCTCTCGTCATCGATGGTAGCGGAAACCGAGTCCTCGCTCGTGGGGCCGCTCGGGCTAACCAAGTCGGTGGGGTAGAAGACGCATTGAGCGAGTTTGACGCGCAGTACAGCTCGTTCATGTCCTGGGGCACCACTGATCGTGCGAGAAACGTCGGTGCAGGCAATGTGTTCAATCCACAGTTCTTCCAAGGTCGCGACGGTACCGCGCAAATGGCGCTGTCCAAGCGAACGGCGACCGGTGGCGTTGCGACGGTTCGTTCGCAATCCATCTATTCCTACAACAACATCCCGACTCAATCGCAAGGCCTGGGGAACTTCGGTCGAGCTGTGCCCAGCGATTACACGCAAGTTCTCGAAGCACAAGTTCAGCATCCTCTCCTAAGAGGTCGCGGAACTATGGTCAACCGTGTTCCTGTCGTCTTGGCTCGCATCAACGAAGATATCGCAATTGCCGATTACGAAGAACGCATCCGAAACTTGGTTCGCGAAGTCGAATTCGCTTACTGGGATCTCTATGCAGCCTATTGGAACTTCGCAACTGCCAAGAGCGCACGGGACAGTGCCGCCCTCGCGTACAAGATTGCGGCAGCAAAATACAACACCGGAAACGCTGCAAGCCAAATGGCGCAGGCCAGTTTGACCTATCACGAGTTTGAGGCTCAAGTTGCCGCGGCCTTCAGCGGTGGCGGAGTGACGAACCAACCCGGATTGCTCGGTCGAGAACTCAACCTCCGATTGCTGATGGGCTGGGCGGCTACGGACGGCTATCTCATTCGACCGATCGACAAGCCCGCAACTGGAATGGCTCAGTTCGATTGGGATTCGATCCAAGGTGAGATGCTCCAACGAAACGTCGACCTGCGAAAGCAGAAGTGGGTGATCAAGCAAAAGGAATTGGAACTCATTTCGTCCAAGAACCAAATCCTTCCTGACTTGAATCTGAATCTCATCTACCGATGGGTGGGCGTGGGTGGATCGTTGCTCAACAGCAACGGTGGCAATCCTCGATTCCCAGGGGGTGGTGGAAACGCGAGTGCTTGGGAAGAACTGCTCGGCGGCAACTATCAAGAGGGAGTGGTTCGCATGGACTTCACCCCCAACGCCATCGGTGCACGCCGCCAGTTGGCGGACATCACGAAAGTACAGCAAGACCTTGCCCGGGCTCACCGAATCCTGGAAGACAAAGAACTCGCGTCTTCGCACTTGCTGACCAAATACATTCAACAGCTCAAGAGCGTGCACGAGCAAATGACACAACAGTTTCACAGCATCGTCGCCAGCGATAATCTCGTCGACGTCTGGAGAGCCAAATTTGAAATCGGAGATTCGAGCAATCAGGAGTACGTCATCGACCAGTTGTTGCGAGCCCAGCAAAGCCGAGCTCGTGCGGGTCAAGGTTACAACACTTCGGTCGCGGAATACAACAAGATCCTGGTCGAGATCCATCACCTCAAAGGCTCGTTGCTGGAATACAACAACATTATGCTCGAGGAAGGCATGTGGGCAGAGAAAGCCTACTGGGATGCCAGCGAGCGAGCTCGCGAACGAGATGCAGCACGCCACATGAGCCGTGGAGCGAGCCGACCTGCCGTCATCAGCCAAGGGGAGTTCGAGCAGTTCCAAGGGACAGCGAACGATCATGCTCGCGAATCGAAGACTGCTTCCCCGCTGCTCCAAAGCCCAGAATCGGACATGGAAGAGCCCGAACAAATCCCCGCCGTACCGGAACGGCAGGCGGTACCGTCCGACCGGAAAGCGCAGCGAGGCAACTCCCTCCTGCGATCCTAA